One window of Nostoc sp. C052 genomic DNA carries:
- a CDS encoding AAA family ATPase produces MLQRLYIHNFRCLENFELPIKGISSALLIGKNGSGKSTTASALEVLQSIGRGINRMRELEHLKLISPKDFARGRSDVPIRFEIEVLLDNKLYKYVLALELPAKFKELRVFEEQLLVSGEPIYSRKEAKVTLHNSSQNREAQFLVDWHLVALPVIQEQSETDPLRIFKIWLSRMIILAPIPSLMTGDSNGDTLEPKRDGSNFGEWFSGLLSRYPAAYTEVVQYLREVMPDIKDFLNELIGKDSKSMIVRFQENNANLSVDFEALSDGEKCFFLCSVVLAANESYGPLFCFWDEPDNYLAISEVGHFLTSLRRSFRNVGQILVTSHNPEAIRKFSNENTFVLDRKSHLEPTLIRLLSDLSIQSDLVDALIRGDIEL; encoded by the coding sequence ATGCTCCAAAGACTATATATACACAATTTCAGATGTCTAGAAAACTTTGAATTGCCCATAAAGGGGATATCATCAGCTCTCTTGATTGGAAAAAACGGTTCAGGTAAATCAACTACTGCTTCTGCATTAGAGGTACTTCAGTCTATCGGTCGAGGCATTAATAGAATGCGCGAACTTGAACACCTTAAACTTATTAGCCCAAAAGATTTTGCTCGTGGAAGGTCTGATGTTCCGATCCGCTTTGAAATAGAAGTATTACTTGACAATAAATTATACAAATATGTCCTTGCTTTAGAGTTGCCAGCAAAATTTAAAGAACTTCGAGTTTTTGAAGAGCAACTGCTAGTTTCAGGAGAGCCAATCTACTCTCGAAAAGAAGCCAAAGTCACTCTTCACAACAGTTCGCAAAATCGTGAGGCTCAGTTTTTAGTGGATTGGCATCTTGTCGCCCTTCCAGTAATTCAGGAGCAATCAGAAACGGATCCACTTCGTATTTTCAAGATTTGGCTTTCTCGCATGATCATTTTAGCTCCGATCCCAAGCTTAATGACAGGAGACTCCAACGGCGACACTTTGGAGCCAAAGCGGGATGGTTCAAACTTCGGGGAGTGGTTTTCTGGGCTACTCAGTCGCTATCCTGCTGCGTACACAGAGGTTGTCCAATATCTCCGTGAAGTTATGCCTGATATTAAGGATTTTCTGAATGAACTAATCGGCAAAGACTCCAAAAGCATGATTGTTCGGTTTCAAGAAAATAATGCGAATCTGAGTGTTGACTTTGAAGCCTTATCTGATGGTGAAAAGTGCTTTTTTCTTTGCTCGGTTGTCTTAGCTGCCAACGAATCATACGGCCCTCTTTTCTGCTTCTGGGATGAGCCTGACAACTATCTCGCTATATCAGAGGTTGGACATTTTCTAACATCGCTACGACGCTCATTTAGGAATGTTGGGCAAATTTTGGTTACATCTCATAATCCTGAAGCAATCAGAAAGTTTTCAAATGAAAATACCTTTGTACTGGATAGAAAAAGCCACTTAGAGCCAACTTTAATCAGATTGCTCAGTGATTTGTCTATTCAAAGCGATCTTGTAGATGCCTTGATTCGTGGCGATATAGAACTATGA
- a CDS encoding asparagine synthetase B: MLFDAFKKYKSPKIKFINTNPRWRVAWGTVNANYEDIAWRDEKISVILPRTNSEFLTEKLAISSGGRFVVVGDIWLTNRVQLLQNLGIESDSFQGNYLQLVANLWERQGFECLRQLVGMFALVVWDRDKQVLKLVRDRIGVRTLYYTTTGSVRWIAPQLRTLSPYRSSDLDLVALRDYLCCAFVPGERTLWEQVRELRPGTVLEFPDQKVEAYWQLQEKIIAIDKPLAWHGDRLRELLDQVVQEYLPPANEPVGVFLSGGLDSSSITALVAKFHKAPVHTFSIHFGAESPNELEFSNLVASHCQTQHHILEITFKDMWSHLPETMAYLDDPIGDPLTVPNLLLGRLARESVEVILNGEGGDPCFGGPKNQPMLINSLYGSVTNQDALQAYLISFQKCAPDLPQLLKPEVWQAIQTAPWVFEEDLYSQANYLNRLMAMNIKFKGADQILTKVSNLTQAARLQGRSPLFDQRIVDLSMEIPPQYKLSGVEEKAVLKQAITYGTSSLGDAARSTSADILPDAIIHRPKSGMMVPVQLGFRKYWQQEAKDLLLNRNAAITPYLNQLPIRNWLNYQGDTWSRYGVKLWLLASLEIWLQVNQKAQ; encoded by the coding sequence ATGCTATTTGATGCGTTTAAAAAATATAAATCTCCTAAAATCAAATTCATCAATACTAACCCAAGATGGCGCGTAGCATGGGGAACAGTTAATGCAAATTATGAGGATATAGCTTGGCGAGATGAGAAAATTTCTGTAATTTTACCACGTACCAATTCTGAATTTTTGACGGAGAAATTAGCAATCAGTTCTGGAGGACGATTTGTTGTTGTTGGTGATATTTGGTTAACGAACCGAGTGCAATTGCTGCAAAATTTGGGAATTGAATCGGATAGCTTTCAAGGAAATTATCTGCAACTAGTTGCCAATCTTTGGGAACGACAGGGCTTTGAATGTCTTAGGCAACTTGTGGGGATGTTTGCGCTGGTAGTTTGGGATAGAGACAAACAGGTGTTAAAGTTGGTTCGCGATCGCATCGGTGTTCGTACCCTCTATTACACTACCACTGGTTCGGTTCGTTGGATTGCACCTCAGTTGAGAACTTTATCACCTTATCGTTCATCTGATTTAGATTTAGTGGCGTTGCGAGATTATCTTTGTTGTGCCTTTGTTCCCGGAGAACGAACCCTTTGGGAACAGGTGCGAGAACTGCGACCTGGAACCGTTTTAGAATTTCCCGACCAGAAAGTTGAAGCTTATTGGCAGCTTCAAGAAAAAATTATAGCAATAGATAAGCCTTTAGCATGGCATGGCGATCGCTTGCGAGAACTCCTAGACCAAGTTGTTCAAGAATATTTACCACCAGCAAATGAACCCGTTGGTGTTTTCCTTTCTGGCGGTTTGGATTCTAGCAGTATCACTGCTTTAGTGGCAAAATTTCACAAAGCACCAGTTCACACCTTCTCGATTCATTTTGGTGCTGAATCTCCCAATGAGTTAGAATTTTCCAATCTCGTTGCATCCCATTGTCAGACGCAGCACCACATTTTAGAAATTACTTTTAAGGATATGTGGTCACACCTGCCGGAAACAATGGCCTATTTAGATGACCCCATTGGCGACCCCCTGACTGTTCCCAACCTTTTGCTGGGACGACTGGCGAGAGAAAGTGTAGAAGTTATTTTAAATGGTGAAGGTGGCGACCCTTGTTTTGGTGGGCCAAAAAATCAGCCAATGCTAATTAATAGTTTATATGGTTCTGTCACCAACCAGGATGCATTACAAGCTTATTTAATTTCATTTCAAAAGTGCGCTCCTGACTTACCACAACTTTTAAAACCAGAAGTTTGGCAAGCAATACAAACAGCACCTTGGGTTTTTGAAGAAGACTTATATTCTCAAGCTAACTATCTTAATCGTTTGATGGCAATGAACATCAAATTTAAAGGCGCTGACCAAATTCTGACGAAAGTCAGTAACTTGACTCAAGCCGCTCGTTTGCAAGGTCGTTCTCCCTTGTTTGACCAGCGAATAGTAGATTTAAGTATGGAGATACCTCCACAGTATAAGCTTTCTGGAGTGGAAGAAAAAGCAGTTTTAAAGCAAGCGATTACCTATGGTACATCTTCTCTAGGAGATGCTGCGCGATCGACAAGCGCAGATATTTTACCAGACGCAATTATTCATCGTCCCAAAAGTGGCATGATGGTACCAGTACAGCTAGGATTTCGCAAATATTGGCAGCAAGAAGCCAAAGATTTATTACTCAATCGGAATGCAGCTATCACTCCTTACTTGAACCAGTTGCCAATTCGTAATTGGTTAAACTATCAAGGAGATACTTGGAGTCGTTATGGAGTAAAGCTGTGGTTGCTTGCTAGTTTAGAAATTTGGCTACAAGTAAATCAAAAAGCACAGTAG
- a CDS encoding chlorophyll a/b-binding protein has protein sequence MTSKGFTINERGQLNRFAVEPKVYVDETPRIGFTKYAEKLNGRLAMIGFVSLIALEVLTGHGLIGWLTSL, from the coding sequence ATGACAAGTAAAGGTTTTACCATTAACGAACGAGGTCAACTTAACAGATTTGCGGTTGAACCTAAGGTTTATGTTGATGAAACCCCACGGATAGGCTTCACCAAATATGCCGAAAAACTCAATGGTCGTTTGGCAATGATTGGCTTTGTCTCACTCATCGCTTTAGAAGTTCTCACCGGACACGGTTTGATTGGATGGCTAACCAGCCTTTAG
- a CDS encoding pentapeptide repeat-containing protein yields the protein MNNYAKQQEFILGQITNKYFQRRDFSGCDLSGIDLKGIDLSGINFIGADLRGANLCGCVLTRANLSGANLMEASLREANLYEASLCEANLTNADLKGANLCGTFLWRVKFTGSNLWGASLCDVDLREADLSEAKLIEASLIEANLSFANLAGANLAGAKLLEANLTEANLTGADLTWANLTKANLSKANLWKTNLIYAKLRDTIMPDGTIEQPQIVIY from the coding sequence ATGAACAATTATGCTAAACAACAGGAATTTATATTAGGTCAGATCACAAATAAATATTTTCAGCGTCGAGATTTTAGTGGATGTGACTTGAGTGGAATCGACCTGAAAGGAATTGATTTAAGTGGTATTAACTTTATCGGAGCGGATTTGCGTGGTGCAAATTTGTGCGGCTGTGTTCTGACTCGTGCTAATTTAAGTGGCGCAAATTTGATGGAAGCTAGCTTACGTGAAGCTAATTTGTATGAAGCATCTTTGTGTGAAGCCAATTTGACTAATGCTGATTTAAAAGGAGCAAATTTGTGTGGAACTTTTTTATGGCGCGTGAAATTTACAGGTAGCAATCTTTGGGGTGCTTCTTTGTGTGATGTAGATTTGAGAGAAGCAGACTTAAGTGAAGCCAAATTAATTGAAGCATCGCTGATTGAAGCTAACTTAAGTTTTGCAAATCTCGCAGGAGCAAATCTTGCAGGAGCAAAATTACTAGAAGCTAATTTGACTGAGGCTAATTTAACTGGTGCAGATTTGACATGGGCTAATTTAACCAAGGCAAACTTGAGTAAGGCAAACCTTTGGAAGACAAATCTGATTTATGCAAAGTTGCGGGATACTATTATGCCTGATGGCACGATTGAGCAACCTCAGATAGTTATTTATTAG
- a CDS encoding PD-(D/E)XK nuclease family protein, with amino-acid sequence MPPTERALLESLIVDNEDLEKLELKLAQFNIFEAIGVVRQELRHSNFLAFLLNPSENHRLDDIFLKRFLKRVLLEEYEPKDEKYTKVSPVDIDIADFTDADVRREWQNIDILIYSPRNKLVCAIENKIDAGEGIDKLIKYQRTVDQEFKDCRAILIYLTPVGDPPSQKNWRIYNYSKIAEIIDSICISDKSTIGIDVYTLMGHYSTLIRRHIVSDSEVAELCRKIYTKHKQALDLIFEHRPDLQSEIATRIHELLIRETDSKEISVYFWSKGYIGIIPKKWEENNLPLSLQFENYPEALMIRILIDHSEDKSICEKIHDISQKNRPPFKRRTLSPQRTTIYMKSVLKPRDYEDADIEELMNKVQDCWRHFIKNDFVTIENLINTNIDEIICKDISVHPES; translated from the coding sequence ATGCCCCCCACAGAACGAGCATTGCTGGAAAGTTTGATTGTTGATAATGAAGATTTAGAAAAACTGGAATTAAAACTCGCTCAATTTAATATTTTTGAAGCGATTGGTGTAGTCCGTCAAGAATTACGTCATTCAAATTTTTTAGCATTTCTGTTAAATCCATCTGAAAACCATAGACTTGATGATATTTTCCTCAAGCGATTTCTTAAGCGAGTGCTGTTAGAAGAGTATGAGCCTAAAGACGAAAAATATACAAAAGTTAGTCCCGTTGATATAGACATAGCTGATTTCACCGATGCTGATGTTAGACGCGAGTGGCAAAATATTGATATTCTCATATACTCTCCCCGCAATAAACTAGTATGTGCGATAGAAAATAAAATTGACGCTGGAGAAGGTATAGATAAATTAATAAAATATCAAAGGACGGTTGATCAAGAATTTAAAGATTGCCGAGCAATTTTAATTTATTTAACACCAGTAGGCGATCCACCTTCTCAAAAGAATTGGAGAATATATAACTATTCTAAAATAGCTGAGATAATCGATAGCATTTGCATAAGTGATAAATCTACAATTGGTATAGATGTTTACACCTTGATGGGTCATTATTCTACATTAATTAGGAGACATATTGTGAGTGATTCAGAAGTCGCTGAACTCTGCCGTAAAATATACACTAAGCATAAACAAGCTCTAGATTTAATTTTTGAGCATCGTCCAGACTTACAATCAGAAATTGCTACAAGAATTCACGAATTACTAATTCGAGAGACTGACTCTAAAGAAATATCTGTATATTTTTGGAGTAAGGGATACATAGGCATCATCCCTAAAAAATGGGAAGAGAATAATTTACCCTTGAGTTTACAATTTGAAAATTATCCTGAAGCGTTAATGATAAGAATCCTAATTGATCATAGTGAGGATAAATCCATCTGCGAAAAAATACATGATATATCCCAGAAAAATAGACCTCCTTTTAAGAGGAGAACCCTATCACCACAACGGACAACTATTTATATGAAATCTGTTCTTAAACCTAGAGATTATGAAGATGCTGATATTGAGGAATTAATGAATAAAGTGCAGGATTGTTGGCGACACTTTATTAAAAATGACTTTGTGACTATCGAGAACTTAATTAATACAAATATAGATGAGATAATTTGTAAGGATATCTCCGTTCATCCTGAATCCTGA
- a CDS encoding orange carotenoid protein N-terminal domain-containing protein, whose protein sequence is MSFTIQSAQSIFPGTLVADVVPTVVESFSKLNAEDQLALLWFAYTEMGRSITVAAPGAANMILAQGLLEQIKQMPFEAQTQVMYDLANRADTPLCRSYASFTVNIKLGFWYQLGEWMAQGIVAPIPEGYKLSAKAADVLQAIRSADSGQQITILRNTVISMGFDPNAPGSYKKVSEPVSPPTAPAFRTKVTIEGIDNSTVLGYINNMNANDFDAAVSLFRSEGALQPPFERPIVGQDAIRAYMREECQGLKMIPERGVSEPVEDGYTQIKVTGKVQTPWFGASVGMNIAWRFLLDPQGKIFFVAIDLLASPKELLNLVRK, encoded by the coding sequence ATGTCTTTTACCATCCAATCGGCTCAAAGTATTTTTCCTGGCACCCTAGTTGCTGACGTTGTTCCAACCGTTGTTGAATCATTCTCTAAGCTTAATGCTGAAGATCAACTAGCACTACTCTGGTTTGCCTATACCGAGATGGGTAGAAGTATTACGGTTGCTGCTCCTGGAGCAGCTAACATGATCCTCGCACAAGGCTTACTCGAGCAAATTAAGCAGATGCCTTTTGAGGCTCAAACACAAGTCATGTACGATTTAGCTAACCGTGCTGACACTCCTCTCTGTCGTTCCTATGCATCCTTCACCGTAAACATTAAATTGGGCTTCTGGTATCAGTTAGGTGAATGGATGGCTCAGGGAATCGTTGCTCCAATCCCAGAAGGTTACAAGCTTTCTGCCAAAGCTGCTGATGTGTTGCAAGCCATTCGCAGTGCAGATTCCGGTCAACAAATCACAATCCTACGCAATACCGTAATTAGCATGGGATTTGACCCGAACGCTCCTGGTAGTTACAAAAAAGTTTCAGAGCCAGTGTCTCCTCCGACTGCACCAGCATTTCGGACTAAAGTCACTATCGAGGGCATCGACAATAGCACGGTGTTGGGCTATATCAACAACATGAATGCCAATGACTTTGATGCTGCGGTTTCTCTGTTTCGTTCTGAAGGTGCGTTGCAACCTCCCTTTGAAAGACCGATTGTTGGTCAAGACGCAATCCGCGCCTATATGCGTGAAGAATGCCAGGGATTGAAGATGATCCCAGAGCGCGGTGTATCTGAGCCTGTGGAAGATGGCTATACTCAAATTAAAGTTACAGGCAAAGTCCAAACCCCTTGGTTCGGTGCCAGTGTGGGGATGAATATTGCATGGCGGTTTTTGCTAGATCCCCAAGGCAAAATCTTCTTTGTTGCGATTGACTTGCTGGCTTCTCCGAAAGAACTGTTGAACCTAGTACGTAAATAG